A stretch of DNA from Microlunatus capsulatus:
CTCGACGACCGGGGGGCCATGGCGGCCGCCCAGGCCGCGGGCGGCGACGAGGGCCCGCTGCTGGTCGACCCCACCACCGGGGCGCCCCGGCGCTTCGCCTACGCCCCGTCGCTGGTCGTCGTCGACGGCGGGCCCCCGCAGGTCGCGGCCGCGGCCCAGGCGCTGGACGAGCTGGGCATCTCCGACGTCGCCCTGTGCGGGCTGGCCAAGCGGCTGGAGGAGGTCTGGCTGCCCGACCTGGAGGAGCCGGTCATCCTGCCCCGGACCAGCGAGGGCCTCTACCTGCTCCAGCGGCTGCGCGACGAGGCGCACCGCTTCGCCATCACCCACCACCGGACGCGGCGCAGCAAGTCGATGGTCGAGTCGCTGCTCGACCAGGTGCCGGGCCTCGGCGAGGTCCGCCGCAAGGCGCTGATGACCCACTTCGGCTCGCTGAAGAAGCTGCGCCAGGCGACGGTCGAGGAGATCGCGATGGTGCCGGGCTTCGGGCCGAAGATGGCGCAGAACATCAAGGACGCGCTGGAGGCCACCCCGCAGCGCGAGGCCATCAACACCGCGACCGGCGAGGTGATCTCCGACGAGCCCCTGGTCCGGCCTTCGTCGGTGACGCCGGTCCCCGCCACGCCGGCGCCGGCCACCGCGGCGTCCGACGGGCGTGCCGGGACCGGGCCGGTCGACGGCGACCCGGGATACTAGGCCCGTGACCAGCGACACCACCGACCTGCCCGCGGTGACCGAGGCGGCCCCGGTGACGGGGCCGACGGACCCGGGCGGCGAGGCGCCGCTCCGGCTCGTCGTGGTCACCGGCATGTCCGGCGCGGGACGCTCGACGGCGGCCGACAACCTCGAGGACCTCGGCTGGTACGTCGTCGACAACCTGCCGCCGAACGTGCTGCCGGAGGTCTGCAGCCAGGCCCGGCAGAACGGCATCACCCGGTTGGCCGTCGTCCTCGACGTCCGCACCCGTTCCTTCTTCGAGCAGCTGCCGACGATGTTCGCCGACCTCAGCGGCGGCGGCACGCTGCCCGAGATCCTCTTCCTCGAGGCCGCCGACGACGTCATCGTCCGCCGCCAGGAGTCGGTCCGCCGCCCCCACCCGCTGCAGGGCGACGGCCGGCTGATGGACGGGATCACCCGCGAGCGCGAGCTGCTGGCCACCCTGCGGGCCGCCGCCGACCTCGTGATCGACACCTCCTCGCTGAACGTGCACCAGCTGGGCTCCCGCGTCCGCAGCGCCTACGGCGGCGACGAGCAGGACCAGCTCCGGGTGACGCTGCTCTCCTTCGGCTTCAAGAACGGGGTGCCGGTCGACGCCGACATGGTCGTCGACGTCCGCTTCCTGCCCAACCCGCACTGGGTGCCCGAGCTGCGGCCGCAGACCGGGCTGAGCCGTCCCGTCAGCGACTACGTCCTGGCCCAGCAGGGCGCCGAGCCCTTCCTGGACCACCTGCAGCAGCTGCTCGACACCGTCGCCGTCGGGTACGTGCGCGAGGGCAAGCGGTTCGCCACCATCGGCATCGGCTGCACCGGCGGCAAGCACCGCAGCACCGCGATGGCCGAGGAGTTCGCCCGCCGGCTGCGGGCCGCCGGACGGCCCACCACCGTCCTGCACCGGGACCTGGGCCGGGAATGAGCCCGCTGGCGCCGGGTCGCCCGCCGGGCCCGCCCGGCTCGACGCTGCCCGCGGTCGTCGCGTTCGGCGGCGGGCACGGGCTCTCCGCCTCGCTCAGCGCGCTGCGCCGGGTCACCGACCGGCTGACCGCCGTGGTCACCGTGGCCGACGACGGCGGCTCCTCGGGCCGGCTGCGCGAGGAGCTGGACTGCCTGCCGCCCGGGGACCTGCGGATGGCCCTGGCGGCGCTCTGCGGCGACGACCCCTCGGGCCGCACCTGGGCCGACGTCCTGCAGTACCGGTTCGCCGGCTCCGGCCCGCTCCGCGACCACGCGATCGGCAACCTGCTCATCGCCGGCCTCTGGGAGCGCCTCGGCGACCCGGTGGCCGGTCTCGACATGGTGGCCGGCCTGCTGGGCGCCAAGGGCCGGGTGCTGCCGATGGCCGCGGTCCCGCTGCAGATCGTCGCCGACGTCATCGGCCTGGACCCCGCGCACCCCGACGAGGTGGCGACCGTCCGCGGCCAGGCCGCGGTGGCGAAGACGACGGCCGAGGTGCAGGCGGTGCACCTCGAGCCGGCCGACCCCCCGGCCTGCCCCGAGTCGGTCGAGTCGGTGCTGGCCGCGGATTGGGCGGTGCTGGGTCCGGGGTCGTGGTTCACCTCCGTGATCCCGCACCTGCTGGTCCCGCGGCTCGCGGAGGCGATCGAGCGGACGCCCGCCCGGCGGCTGCTCGCCCTCAACCTCGAGCCGGCGGGGGAGACCGCGGGGTTCTCCCCGGCCAAGCACATCGAGCTGCTGGCCGAGCACGCCCCGAACCTGCGGCTGGACGTCGTCCTCGCCGACGCCAGCTTCGCCGGCGACGACCCCCACCTGGACCGCTGGGCGCGCTCGCTGGGCGCCGAGCTCGTCGTGGCCGACCTCGCCGCGCGCGACGGCTCCCCCCGCCACGACACCCTCCGGCTGGCCTCGGCCTACGCCGAGATCATGGGCGTCTGAGCCCTCCCCGGACCGGTCCACGCACCGTTCCCGGCGTGCCGGACGTCCCCGCGTGCCGTGGCAAGATGTCCCAATGGCTATGACCGCGCAGGTGAAGGCGGAGCTGGCGACCATCAAGGTCACCAAGCCCTGCTGCCGCAAGTCCGAGGTCGCAGCGACGTTGAGATTCGCCGGGGGGCTCCACATCGTCAGCGGCCGGATCGTCATCGAGGCCGAGCTGGACACCGGCGCCGCCGCCCGCCGGCTGCGCACCGACATCAGCGAGGTCTTCGGCCACCCGAGCGAGATGGTCGTCGTCAACGGCTCGGGCATCCGGCGCGGCACCCGCTACGTCGTCCGGGTGGTCAAGGACGGCGACGCCCTGGCCCGCCAGACCGGCCTCGTCGACTCCCGCGGCCGACCCGCCCGCGGGCTGCCGGCCCAGGTCGTCAGCGGCGGCCTCTGCGACTGCGTCGCCGCCTGGCGCGGCGCCTTCCTCGCCCACGGCTCCCTCACCGAGCCGGGCCGCTCGATGGCCCTCGAGGTCACCTGCCCCGGGCCCGAGGCTGCGCTGGCCCTCGTCGGCGCCGCCCGCCGGCTCGGCATCGCGGCCAAGGCCCGCGAGGTCCGGATGGTCGACCGCGTCGTCATCCGTGACGGCGACGCCATCGGCGCGCTGCTCACCCGGCTGGGGGCCCACGAGTCCCTGATGGCCTGGGAGGAGCGCCGGATGCGCCGCGAGGTCCGCGCCTCGGCCAACCGGCTGGCCAACTTCGACGACGCCAACCTGCGCCGCTCCGCCCGGGCCGCGGTCGCCGCCGGGGCCCGCGTCGAGCGCGCCCTGGAGATCCTCGGCGACGACGTCCCCGACCACCTCAAGGCGGCCGGCCTGCTGCGGGTGCAGAACAAGCAGGCGAGCCTGGAGGAGCTGGGGCAGCTGCACGCCCCGCAGCTGACGAAGGACGCGGTGGCCGGCCGGATCCGCCGGCTGCTGGCCACCGCGGACAAGCGGGCGGCCGAGCTGGGCATCCCCTCGACCGAGGCCAGCCTCAGCGCGGACATGCTCGAGGACGTCGAGTGACGACCACGGCCGTTACGACCAGGTAACACCACTCCTGCGCTGGTATCAGACCAGTCGTTCTCCGGTCGTGTCCGGGGCGTGACGAGTTCGTTAGGGTGGGAGACGCCTCCTGCACAGGGGGCTCGTCTCATATCGAGGAGAACGCATTCATGACCGTTCGTGTGGGTATCAACGGCTTCGGCCGCATCGGCCGCAACTTCTTCCGCGCTGTGCAGGCCTCCGGCGCCGACGTCGAGGTGGTCGCCTTCAACGACCTCGGCTCTGACGACACCCAGGCGCACCTGCTGAAGTACGACTCGATCCTCGGCCGCCTCGGCCAGCCGGTCTCCGTCGTCGACGGCGGCATCCAGGTGGGCGACAAGGTCATCAAGTCCTACGCCGAGAAGGACCCGTCCGCGCTGCCGTGGGGCGAGATCGGCGCCGACGTCGTCATCGAGTCGACCGGCTTCTTCACCGACGGCACCAAGGCCAAGGCCCACCTCGACGGCGGCGCCAAGAAGGTCATCATCTCCGCGCCGGCCAAGAACGACGACTTCACCGTCGTCATGGGTGTCAACGACGGGGACTACGACCCGGCCTCGCACCACATCATCTCCAACGCCTCCTGCACCACGAACTGCCTGGCGCCGATGGCCAAGGTCCTCAACGACGAGTTCGGCATCGTCAAGGGCCTGATGACCACCATCCACGCCTACACCCAGGACCAGAACCTGCAGGACGGCCCGCACTCCGACCTCCGTCGCGCCCGCGCCGCCGCCCTCAACATCGTCCCCACCTCCACCGGTGCGGCCAAGGCCATCGGCCTGGTGCTGCCGGAGCTCAAGGGCAAGCTCGACGGCTACGCGCTGCGCGTCCCGGTGCCCACGGGCTCGGCGACCGACCTGACCTTCGAGGCCGGCCGCGAGACCAGCGCCGACGAGGTCAACGCCGCCATCAAGGCCGCGGCCGAGGGCTACCTCAAGGGCTACCTGCTCTACACCGAGGACCCGATCGTCTCCTCCGACATCGTCACCGACCCGCACTCCTGCATCTTCGACGCCGGCCTGACCAAGGTCATCGGCAACCAGGTGAAGGTCGTCGGCTGGTACGACAACGAGTGGGGCTACTCCAACCGCCTCGTCGACCTGGTGAAGCTGGTCGGCAGCTCGCTCTGAGCTGACCCACCCGGCGCCCGCCCCCGGGCGGCGCCACCCGAGCTCGTCCACCGCACCTGAGCCTGTCGAGGGGTCCTGCCCCTCGACGGGCTCAGGGCACGTGAAGGGAACTCTGCATGAAGACCATCGCCGACCTCGGTGACCTGCGCGGCCAGCGCGTGCTCGTCCGCTGCGACCTCAACGTCCCCCTCGACGGGACCACGATCACCGACGACGGCCGGATCCGTGCCTCGGTGCCGACGCTGACCGCGCTCCGCGACGCCGGGGCCAAGGTCGTCGTGCTGGCCCACCTCGGCCGTCCGAAGGGGCAGGTGAACCCCCAGTACTCGCTGGCGCCCGCCGCCGCCCGGCTGGGCGAGCTGCTCGGCATGGACGTCCACCTGGCCTCCGACGTGGTCGGGGAGTCCGCGCAGGCCACGGTCGCCGCGCTCGCCGACGGCGAGGTCGCGATGCTGGAGAACGTGCGCTACGAGCCGGGCGAGGAGTCCAAGGACGAGGCGGTCCGCGGCGAGCTGGCCGACCGCTACGCCGCGCTCGGCGACGCCTTCGTCTCCGACGGCTTCGGCGTGGTCCACCGCAAGCAGGCCTCGGTCTACGACCTGGCCTCCCGGCTGCCCGCCGCCGCCGGCGGGCTCGTCGAGGCCGAGGTGCAGGTGCTGCGCCGGCTGACCGAGGAGCCGCAGCGGCCCTACGTCGTCGTGCTCGGCGGCGCGAAGGTGTCCGACAAGCTCGCGGTCATCGCCAACCTGCTCAAGACCGCCGACACCCTCGTGGTGGGCGGCGGGATGGTCTTCACGTTCCTGGCCGCGCAGGGCCACGAGGTGGGCAAGTCCCTCCTCGAGGCCGACCAGATCGAGACGGTCAAGGGCTACCTCGACGAGGCCGCGGCGACGGGCAAGCAGATCGTGCTGCCCTCCGACGTCGTCGTGGCACCCGACTTCAAGGCCGACGCGCCGCCCACCGTGGTCGCCGCCGACGCCATCCCCGCCGACCAGCTGGGCCTCGACATCGGTCCGGAGTCGTCGCGGGCGTTCGCCGCCGTCATCGCGCAGGCGCGGACCGTGTTCTGGAACGGCCCGATGGGCGTCGCCGAGTGGGAGGCCTTCGCCGGCGGCACCCGCGCCGTCGCCCAGGCCCTCACCGAGGTCGACGGCCTGTCGGTCGTCGGCGGCGGGGACTCCGCGGCTGCCGTGCGCGACCTCGGCTTCGCCGACGACGACTTCGGCCACATCTCCACCGGCGGCGGCGCCAGCCTGGAGTACCTGGAGGGCAAGACCCTGCCGGGGCTCGCCGTGCTCGACACCACCGACGCTGGGAAGGCGTGAACCCGATGACCCGCAAGCCCCTGATGGCCGGCAACTGGAAGATGAACCTGACCCACGTCGAGGCGACGGGTCTGGTGCAGAAGCTGGCCTGGACCCTGAGCGACAAGAAGTGGGACCCGGAGCGCTCCGAGGTCGTCGTGCTGCCCCCGTTCACGGACCTGCGCACGGTGCAGACCCTCGTCGAGGGCGACCGGCTGAAGATCGGCTACGGCGCCCAGGACCTCTCGGCCCACGTGAAGGGCGCCTACACCGGTGAGGTGTCGGTCGAGATGCTGGCCAAGCTGAACTGCGCCTACGTCACCGTCGGCCACTCCGAGCGCCGCGAGTACCACCGCGAGGATGACGCCCTCGTCAACGCCAAGACCCTGCGCGCGCTGAGCGGCGGCGTCACGCCGATCGTCTGCGTCGGCGAGGGCCTCGACGTCCGGCAGGAGGGCGAGCAGGTCCCGCACTGCCTCGCCCAGGTCCGCGCCGCCCTCACCGACGTGCCGGCCGAGCAGGTGGCCGGCCTCGTCATCGCCTACGAGCCCGTCTGGGCCATCGGCACCGGCGAGGTCGCGACGCCGGAGGACGCCCAGGAGGTGTGCGGGGCCATCCGCACGCTGGTGGGGGAGCTCTACACCGCCGAGGTCGCCGACGCCGTCCGCGTGCTCTACGGCGGCTCGGTCAAGTCGGGCAGCGTCGCGGCCATCATGGCCCAGCCCGACGTCGACGGCTGCCTGGTCGGCGGCGCGAGCCTGCTGGTGGACGAGTTCGCCGCCATCGCGCGCTTCTACGACCTGCCCGCCGTCTGAGGCCCGTCCGCCGCGCCCGTGCGCTCCTCGCGCACGGTTCCGATCGCCGTCTGGTGAGTTAGGCTACGTCCGTGTTTTTCGTGCCCCTGATGACCGTGCCGATCACGATCTTCTCGATCGTGCTGGTGATCACCAGCGTCGTCCTCGCCCTCTTCGTGCTCATGCACAAGGGTCGCGGAGGTGGCCTCTCCGACCTCTTCGGCGGCGGGATCTCCTCCTCGATGGGCGGGTCGTCGGTGGCGGAGCGCAACCTGGACCGGCTGACGATCATCGTCGCGGTCATCTGGCTCGCGGCCATCGTGGCCCTGGGCCTGCTCTACAAGCTCGGCGCCTGACGCCGGGGCGCGGCGGGGGGCTGCGCTGGAGGTAGGACACGCACGATCCGGCGGTGTGCGCGCCGGGGCACGGCCCACAGGAACAGCAGGGACAGCGAGGGAGTCAACGTGGCTGGTGGTGGCAGCGCCATCCGGGGGAGCCGGGTCGGGGCGGGACCGATGGGGGAGGCCGAGCGGGGCGACACCGCGCCGCGGCTGTACATCTCCTACTTCTGCGCCCGTGGGCACGAGACGCGGCCGGCCTTCGCCGCCGACGCCACCGTGCCGGAGACGTGGGACTGCCCGCGCTGCGGGCTGTCGGGCAACCGGGACTCGCTGAACCCGCCGCCGCCCACGAAGATCGAGCCGTACAAGACACACCTCGCCTACGTGAAGGAGCGTCGCAGCGACGCCGAGGCGGCCGACATCCTCAGCGAGGCGCTGCAGACCCTCCGCGACCGCCGCGCGCGCGGCGACGTCATCTACTGACGGATCACCGCTGGGCCTGAGCGCGACGCACCCGCCCGGGGTGACGCCGAGCTCGCCCACCGCGGCCTGAGCTGGATTTACCATGGCCCGAGCTCGCCGGGGCCCTTCGACGAGCTCAGGGAGCGGGGACGCTCCCGACCACCGCGGCCTGAGCTTGTCGAAGGCCCTCGACGGGCTCAGGCAGCGGTGTGACGCTCGTCAGAACCGCCCGTGCTGCGCCAGGTCCGGCGGCAGCTCGGAGGCGGCCGCGCGGTCGAGCAACCAGAGCGTGCGGTGCTGGCCGTGGGCGCCCGCCCCGGGCACCTGCACCGGACCGGCGCCCTGCAGGGCCAGCGCCGTCGCCGCGGCCTTGTCCTCCCCGCTGACCAGGAACCAGACCTCGGCCGAGGCGTTGACGACCTCCAGGGTCAGGCTGATCCGGTCCGGCGGCGGCTTGGGGGAGTTGCGGACGGCGATGACCCGGCCCTCCGCGTGCGAGGACGGGTGCTCGGGGAACAGCGACGCCACGTGCCCGTCGGGGCCGAGCCCCAGCAGGCAGACGTCGAAGCGGGTGCCGCCCAGCTCGCGCGCGTAGGCGTCCGCGGCGTCGTCGAGGTCGGTGCCGGCGTCGGCGGCCGGCATGACGTGCACCCGCTCGGCGGCCAGGCCCAGCGGCCGCAGCAGCTCCAGCACGGGCTCGGCGTTGCGGTCGTCGTCACCGGCGGGGACGAAGCGCTCGTCGCCCCACCACAGCTCCACCCGGCCCCAGTCGACGGCGGACGAGCGGCCCTCCTCGGCCAGCCGGCCGTAGGCCTTCGTGGCGATCCGGCCGCCGGTGAGGCAGAGCTGCGGGACGCGGCCCTCGCCCTGGATCTCGGCGAGCCGGGCCAGCAGCCGGGCGGCGAGCGCCTCGGCCACCGCGTCCGCGTCGGCGTGCAGCAGGATCTCCGGGGCGGGCGCGGAGTCGACGTCGGGCTGGGTCATGCGGACCTCCGGGGTGGGGCGGGGGAGAGCGTCGGACAGGGGTGCGGGCCGTCACCGGGGAGCACCCGGTGACGGCCCGCGCCGTGCCTACTGCGAGTCGTGCGTGACGTCGGGGTCGGCCGACTCGCCCGGGCTCTTGCCCTTCTCGGCGTCGTCGAGGGCGGTCTGCACCGTCTCGACGAGCTCGTCCCAGGACTTGTCGAACTTCTCGAGGCCCTCGCGCTCGAGGACCTCCACGACGTCGTCGAAGTCGACGCCCACCGCGGCCAGCCGGTCGATGACCTGCTGGGCCTCCTCGGCGGTGCCGCTCACCTTGTCGCCCTGCACCTCGCCGTGGTCGGCGAAGGCCTGCAGCGTCTTCTCCGGCATGGTGTTGACCGTGCCGGCGACGACGAGCTCGGCGACGTAGAGCGTGTCCGGCAGGTCGGGGTCCTTGACCCCGGTCGACGCCCACAGCGGCCGCTGCCGGTTGGCGCCCTGGGCCTCCAGGGCCGCCCAGCGCTCGGAGCTGAACTCCTCCTCGTAGAGGGCGTAGGCCAGCCGCGCGTTGGCCAGGGCCGCCTGGCTCTTGAGCGCCTGCGCCTCGTCGGTGCCGACGGTGTCGAGCCGCTTGTCGACCTCGCTGTCGACCCGGGAGACGAAGAACGACGCCACGGAGTGGATCTTCGACAGGTCGTGGCCGTTGGCCGCCGCCTGCTCCAGGCCGGTCAGGTAGGCGTCGATGACCCCGCGGTAGCGCTCGAGGGCGAAGATCAGCGTCACGTTCACGCTGATGCCCTCGGCGATCGAGCGGGCGATCGCGGGCAGGCCCTCGACCGTCGCCGGGATCTTGATGAGCACGTTGGGCCGGTCGACGATCTTGAAGAGGTCGGCGGCCTCGCTGACGGTGCCCTCGGTGTCGCGGGCCAGACCCGGCTCGACCTCGATCGAGACCCGGCCGTCGTAGCCGTCCGACGCCGCGTAGGTGTCGGCGAAGACGTCGCAGGCGTGCCGGACGTCGTCGGTGGTCAGCGCCTTGATGGCGTCGCCCACGTCGGACCCGCTGGCGGCCAGCTCGCGCATCTGGTCGTCGTACTGCTCGCCCTTGGCCAGGGCCGAGGCGAAGATCGTCGGGTTGGTGGTGACACCCACCACCGACGACGACGCCACCAGCTCGGCCAGGTTGCCGGTCTTCAGGCGCTCGCGGGACAGGTCGTCGAGCCAGATGGAGACCCCCGCGTCGGCGAGGGCTTTCAGACGGTCACTCATGGTTCCTCCAGGGATGGAGAGAGGGGTCGTGCTGGATGACAGCAGTGCTCAGTCGTGGGTCAGCTGGTGGTGACGCCCGGGTCCTCTTCGAGGTCCGCCGGCGCCTTCGGGCCGCTGGCGGCGGCGTGGGTGGGGGCGGCGTCGCCCTGCGCGGCCTCGAGGCTCTCGTGCGCCGCCGCGGCCACCGTGGCGCCGCTGAAGCCGAACTCCTCGAAGAGCTTCGCGCCCGAGGCGCTCGCGCCGTAGTGGTTGATGCTGATGATCCGCCCGGCGTCGCCGACGATGTCGCGCCAGCCCTGGCTCACCCCGGCCTCGACGCTGACCCGCGCCTTGACGGCCGGCGGGATGACGCTGTCGCGGTACTCCCGGTCCTGCTCGTCGAACCACTCGCGGCAGGGCATGGAGACGACGCGGGCGCTGATGCCCTCGCCCGCCAGCTGCTCCTGCGCGGCCAGGGCGTACTGGACCTCGGACCCGGTGCCGACGAGCACCACGTCCGGGGCGCCCTCGGCGTCCTTGAGCACGTAGGCGCCCTTGGCGACCCCGGAGGTGTCGGCGTAGCCCTCGGCGCCGCGCGGCACGATCGGCAGGTTCTGCCGGCTGAGGATGAGGCCGGCGGGGCGGTCGCCGTTCTTGAGGATCTGCGCCCACGCGGCCGCCGTCTCGTTGGCGTCGGCGGGCCGGACGACGTCCAGGCCGGGGATCGCGCGCAGCGCGGCGAGGTGCTCGATGGGCTGGTGGGTCGGGCCGTCCTCGCCGAGGCCGATCGAGTCGTGGGTCCAGACGTAGGTGACGGGCACCCGCATCAGCGCCGACAGCCGCACCGCGCCGCGCATGTAGTCGCTGAAGGTGAGGAAGGTGCCGCCGTAGGGACGGGTCCCGCCGTGCACCTTGATGCCGTTCATGATCGCGCCCATGGCGTGCTCGCGGATGCCGAAGTGCAGCACCCGGCCGTAGGGCCCGCCCGAGAAGGCCTTGGTCTGGCGGTCGGTCGGCAGGAAGCTCGGCTCGCCCTCGGGGGTGGTGTTGTTGGACTCGGCGAGGTCGGCCGAGCCGCCCCACAGCTCGGGCATCACCGGGGCGAGGGCGCTGAGCACCTTGCCCGAGGCGGCGCGGGTGGCGACGCCCTTGGGGTCGGCGTCCCAGCTGGGCAGCGCGTCCTCCCAGCCGGGGCTCAGCTCGTCGGCGACGAAGCGCTCGTAGAGGGCCTTGCCCTCGGGGTTGGCCTCGGCCCACGTCTGGAAGGACTTCTCCCACTCCGCCTGGGCCTGCGCGCCGCGGTCCCGCAGCTCGCGGGTGTGGGCGATGACGTCGTCGGCGACCTCGAAGGTCTGCTCCGGGTCGAAGCCCAGCAGCGCCTTGGTCGCCTTGATCTCGTCCTCGCCCAGCGCCGAGCCGTGCGCCTTGCCGGTGCCCTGCTTCTTCGGGGCGGGCCAGCCGATGATCGTCCGGAGGCTGATGAAGCTGGGCCGGTCGGTGACGCCGCGGGCGGTCTCCAGCGCGTCGGCCAGGGCCTTGAGGTTCTCCTGGTACTGCGTCTCGCCGTTGGTCCAGTCGATGGTCTGGACGTGCCAGCCGTAGGCCTCGTAGCGCGCGGCGACGTCCTCGGTGAGGGCGATGTTGGTGTCGTCCTCGATGGAGATCCGGTTGTTGTCGTAGATCAGCGTCAGGTTGTCGAGCCGCTGGGTGCCGGCGAGGGAGGAGGCCTCGGAGCTGATGCCCTCCTCGATGTCGCCGTCGGAGGCCAGCACGTAGACGTGGTGGTCGAACGGGGAGGTGCCGGGGGCGGCGTCGGGGTCGAGCAGGCCGCGCTCGCGGCGGGCGGCCATGGCCATCCCGACGGCGTTGGCGATGCCCTGGCCCAGCGGCCCGGTGGTGATCTCGACGCCGGTCGTGTGGCCGTACTCCGGGTGGCCCGGGGTCCTGGAGTCCCAGGTGCGCAGGGCCTTGAGGTCGTCGAGCTCGAGGCCGAAGCCGCCGAGGTAGAGCTGGATGTACAGCGTCAGGCTGGAGTGGCCGCAGGAGAGGACGAAGCGGTCCCGGCCCGGCCAGTGGGCCTCGGCGGGGTTGTGCCGCATCTCCTTCTGGAACAGCAGGTAGGCGACGGGCGCCAGGCTCATCGCGGTGCCGGGGTGGCCGTTGCCGACCTTCTGCACGGCGTCGGCGGCGAGCAGGCGGACCGTGTCGACGGCCTTGGTGTCGAGGTCGGTCCAGCCCTCGGGGACGACGGCGGTGGAGGCAGAGGTGTCGGTCACGGGATGGTGGTCCTTCCGAACTGCGCTGACGGCTTCTCCGTCGGCCACGAACGCCTCCGACACTATCGCCGCGGGCGCCCGCCCCGGTACGGGGCTCCCGGGGCGCGGACGGCCCCGTGACCTTCGCCACCCCGCCCGCGTGACCGCCGTGGCGGCGGCCGCCCCGGGGCGCGGCCGGGGTGGAGTTCGGGGAGCCCCGTCATAGACTCGCCGAGGTGCGCCCCGGACGGGGAGCCGGGCGAGCGAGTGAAGAGGGCGAGTGACGAGCATCGACGTGGGCCGGGCCGCGGCCGAGGACCGCAGCGCGTCGACCGACCTCGCCGACCGGTCGGGCCTCGGCGGCCAGGACGGCCACGCGGTCAGCCTGCGCGACGTCCTCGGTGCCTACGTCGGCCTCACCAAGCCACGCATCATCGAGCTGCTGCTCGTCACCACCGTGCCCGCGATGTTCCTCGCCGCCGGCGGCGTCCCGCCGCTGCTGCTCGTGCTGAGCACGATGATCGGGGGCTGCCTGGCGGCCGCCAGCGCGAACGTCATCAACTGCGTCCTGGACCGCGACATCGACGAGCAGATGCGCCGCACCCGGCGCCGCCCGCTGCCCCGGCACGCGGTGGGCCCGGCGGCCGCCGCCGTCTTCGGCGCCGTGCTGGGCGTGGCCGCGACGCTGTGGCTGGGCTTCTTCGTCAACTGGCTCTCGGCCCTGCTGGCCCTGGGCGCCAACGCCTTCTACGTCGTCGTCTACACGATGCTGCTCAAGCGGCGGACCTCCCAGAACATCGTCTGGGGCGGGATCGCCGGCTGCTTCCCGCCGCTGATCGGCTGGACCGCCGTCACCGGCGAGGTGGCGCTGGCCCCGTTCGTGCTGTTCGCCATCGTCTTCTTCTGGACGCCGCCGCACACCTGGGCGCTGGCCTTCCGCTACCGCGAGGACTACGCCGCGGCCCAGGTGCCGATGCTGCCCGTCGTCGCGCCCGCCCCGGCCGTCGCCGCACGGATCCTGGCCTACTCCGTGGTCACCGTGGCGGTCTCGCTGGCCCTGTGGCCCGTCGCCGGCACCGGCTGGCTGTACCCGGTGGTGGCCGCGCTGACCGGCGCCGCCCTCATCTGGGAGTCGGTCCAGCTGCTGGTCCGTGCCCGGCGCGGGCTGACCGACGCCGCGCTGAAGCCGATGCGGCTGTTCCACTGGAGCAACTCCTACCTCGCGCTCGTCTTCGTCGCCGCCGCGGTCGACCCGCTGCTGCGCTGAGCACCACCCGGAGGACGCCGCGGTGACCCAGTCCGTCGAGCTCCTCCTCGACCGGGACGCCGAGCAGGCGGTCCGGGTGCTCTGGGCGCGGCTCGCCGAGGCGGACCTGCCGACCGAGCAGCGGACCACCCCCAGCCCCAGCCACCGCCCGCACGTCACGCTGTTCGCCGGCGACGCGCTGGCCGAGGGGGCCGACGACGCCCTGCCCGGCCTGCTCGCCGGGTTGGACCGGCCCCTCCGGCTCGGTGGCCTGCTCGCCTTCGGCCCGCGGAAGGGGAGCGTGGTGCTGGCCCGCCAGGTCGTCGTCGACGCCGCGCTGCTGGCCCTGCAGACGAGGGTGGCCGCCGT
This window harbors:
- the gap gene encoding type I glyceraldehyde-3-phosphate dehydrogenase, which encodes MTVRVGINGFGRIGRNFFRAVQASGADVEVVAFNDLGSDDTQAHLLKYDSILGRLGQPVSVVDGGIQVGDKVIKSYAEKDPSALPWGEIGADVVIESTGFFTDGTKAKAHLDGGAKKVIISAPAKNDDFTVVMGVNDGDYDPASHHIISNASCTTNCLAPMAKVLNDEFGIVKGLMTTIHAYTQDQNLQDGPHSDLRRARAAALNIVPTSTGAAKAIGLVLPELKGKLDGYALRVPVPTGSATDLTFEAGRETSADEVNAAIKAAAEGYLKGYLLYTEDPIVSSDIVTDPHSCIFDAGLTKVIGNQVKVVGWYDNEWGYSNRLVDLVKLVGSSL
- a CDS encoding phosphoglycerate kinase; this encodes MKTIADLGDLRGQRVLVRCDLNVPLDGTTITDDGRIRASVPTLTALRDAGAKVVVLAHLGRPKGQVNPQYSLAPAAARLGELLGMDVHLASDVVGESAQATVAALADGEVAMLENVRYEPGEESKDEAVRGELADRYAALGDAFVSDGFGVVHRKQASVYDLASRLPAAAGGLVEAEVQVLRRLTEEPQRPYVVVLGGAKVSDKLAVIANLLKTADTLVVGGGMVFTFLAAQGHEVGKSLLEADQIETVKGYLDEAAATGKQIVLPSDVVVAPDFKADAPPTVVAADAIPADQLGLDIGPESSRAFAAVIAQARTVFWNGPMGVAEWEAFAGGTRAVAQALTEVDGLSVVGGGDSAAAVRDLGFADDDFGHISTGGGASLEYLEGKTLPGLAVLDTTDAGKA
- the rapZ gene encoding RNase adapter RapZ; the encoded protein is MTGPTDPGGEAPLRLVVVTGMSGAGRSTAADNLEDLGWYVVDNLPPNVLPEVCSQARQNGITRLAVVLDVRTRSFFEQLPTMFADLSGGGTLPEILFLEAADDVIVRRQESVRRPHPLQGDGRLMDGITRERELLATLRAAADLVIDTSSLNVHQLGSRVRSAYGGDEQDQLRVTLLSFGFKNGVPVDADMVVDVRFLPNPHWVPELRPQTGLSRPVSDYVLAQQGAEPFLDHLQQLLDTVAVGYVREGKRFATIGIGCTGGKHRSTAMAEEFARRLRAAGRPTTVLHRDLGRE
- a CDS encoding gluconeogenesis factor YvcK family protein, with translation MSPLAPGRPPGPPGSTLPAVVAFGGGHGLSASLSALRRVTDRLTAVVTVADDGGSSGRLREELDCLPPGDLRMALAALCGDDPSGRTWADVLQYRFAGSGPLRDHAIGNLLIAGLWERLGDPVAGLDMVAGLLGAKGRVLPMAAVPLQIVADVIGLDPAHPDEVATVRGQAAVAKTTAEVQAVHLEPADPPACPESVESVLAADWAVLGPGSWFTSVIPHLLVPRLAEAIERTPARRLLALNLEPAGETAGFSPAKHIELLAEHAPNLRLDVVLADASFAGDDPHLDRWARSLGAELVVADLAARDGSPRHDTLRLASAYAEIMGV
- the tpiA gene encoding triose-phosphate isomerase, coding for MTRKPLMAGNWKMNLTHVEATGLVQKLAWTLSDKKWDPERSEVVVLPPFTDLRTVQTLVEGDRLKIGYGAQDLSAHVKGAYTGEVSVEMLAKLNCAYVTVGHSERREYHREDDALVNAKTLRALSGGVTPIVCVGEGLDVRQEGEQVPHCLAQVRAALTDVPAEQVAGLVIAYEPVWAIGTGEVATPEDAQEVCGAIRTLVGELYTAEVADAVRVLYGGSVKSGSVAAIMAQPDVDGCLVGGASLLVDEFAAIARFYDLPAV
- the whiA gene encoding DNA-binding protein WhiA gives rise to the protein MAMTAQVKAELATIKVTKPCCRKSEVAATLRFAGGLHIVSGRIVIEAELDTGAAARRLRTDISEVFGHPSEMVVVNGSGIRRGTRYVVRVVKDGDALARQTGLVDSRGRPARGLPAQVVSGGLCDCVAAWRGAFLAHGSLTEPGRSMALEVTCPGPEAALALVGAARRLGIAAKAREVRMVDRVVIRDGDAIGALLTRLGAHESLMAWEERRMRREVRASANRLANFDDANLRRSARAAVAAGARVERALEILGDDVPDHLKAAGLLRVQNKQASLEELGQLHAPQLTKDAVAGRIRRLLATADKRAAELGIPSTEASLSADMLEDVE